The Paroedura picta isolate Pp20150507F chromosome 17, Ppicta_v3.0, whole genome shotgun sequence genome contains the following window.
CCGCTTGAACATCCGCACCCAGACCTCGTCCCCCTCCCGGAGGTCTAGCATGAGGCTCTGGCTCTGCATGATGCTCCTCTCGCTGGGCTGGGCGTACAGGACGGCGGCCGGCGACTCGTTCCGCATCAGGTGGAGGTAGGTCTCCTTGTAGTTCCAGGTGTGGACGTTGAGGTTGAAGAAGTAGACGCCGGCCACGTAGCAGAAGAACTTCCCCGTGAACATGTTGAAGTGCTCGTAGAGGTTGACGAACACGGCGTCGAACGTGACGGGCTGGTAGTAGTCCAAGCTGTGGAGGGGCTTGCGGCGGCCCACGGAGAAGGCGGCGTGATATTGCTTGCAGGAGTTTCCCGGGGGGCCCAGGTGGCCCTTCTGACCTTTCCGGCCATTAGAACCCCGGAGGCCCGGCTCTCCGGCTTTGCCCTCGGGCCCCGATCGCCCCTGGTGGCCCGTGTCGCCCTTTTCACCTGAAGACGCCAGGAGaacaacaagggggaaagacTTATCTTTCAGGAACACTGCTGGACGGGGCCTTTGTTTGCACCCCAGCATAGCCTGTTTTCGAGGGCCCTAGACTTGGGGGATCACAATGAAGAAGACACGGGATAGGGGTAgggggttgctagatccagggtTGAAAATTCccggaggtttggggatggaatctggggagggtaGCCAgccatcctcccaagcagcccttttctccagggggccgGATCTCCATGGtggatgagctgtgattccaggggatccccaagccccacctggaggctggggcCCCACCCCTCACCTTTCAAGATGGTGATGTCGATCGTGGGCCGGACTTTGGGCAGCGAATAGGCAGAGTCGCTCGTCATCCGGACGTATCGAGAAGAGGTGATGGAGGCGGGCTGCTCGTCTGAGTCGCAGCATCGTACGCAAGCCCCCCTCCGGGTCTCCTTCTGTGGCGAGGCTTCTCCTCCCGGAAGGAGGCTGGCTGGCGAGGAAGAGGCGAGGACAAAGAACGCCAGAAGGACAGCCCGCATCTTGGCCTAGCACAACAagagagagaacagcaggggacTTTTCTTGAAGGGAAAGAAACACCAGAATTTGCCCGTGGAACTAAAAGAACCATGGCTGGTtccgcctccttcagcagccattttggggctggctccgcctccttcagcagccattttctggttgCACCCACCCCCTAGCGTCAGAATTCCCAAGGCACCTACAGGCCTCAAAAAGGCCAGGGGGTCCCTGCTGTATTTCTTTATAAGGCTATACAAACGGTAGACTGGATTTCCTCATTTATACCctgaaaaatatacattttttttgggggggggggtggcaccaaACATTCACCCTGTACTATTGAAGGATTTCCTACTCTACCGTGGAAGACTTCCGGGTGACTCTGGGGGAGtcactcacctacttcacagggttgttgtgacagtTCAACAGAGCAGGGGAGAGACGGCAGCACCGCCTCCCGAGTACATCTTGGTAAACATCGGCCAGTTAAACAGATTTCAGCGGGCTGGAATTGCATTAGCTCGGGCTGAGCCCGGAGTTACGTGTCCTTAACAGAATGTTCTgagctctcccccctccaaaaaagcccCCAAATCCAGACaaacatgtccccccccccccccccccccccagactcccaGCCGGCTGAAGGCCTTAACAAGCCCTGTCCGAATCACAGCCACGGCTACGAGGATTGTAAAATGCTCCCGACAGAGGGGCATTCATCTCCACGCCGGATGTCTGTTCTTCTGATGTGGCCCCCGGCATGCCACGAGGCACATTCATGCGCACCAGGCTGGGCccctggaagccccccccccccgatcccactCTTTTCCGGCTCGCGCCTGGTGGCGCATGGACAGAAGGATGTAGGTGTGCGATTTTCCTTTGGAGgcgcctcttcccttccctggctGGTGCCACCCGAGGACACGGTCGTGGCTTTCGGAGCCGGCTGAACAAACATTGTTAACGCCAGGAGTCCGTGGCTGGTCTGAGGGGGCCCCCTTCTACGCCCGCCCCAGTCCTCTCCATATGGAAGGCTCTGCTCGTCACCTGCGCTGAACTCCCTGCCTCCGAGGCCCTGcgtccctttctccctctttttctggcCACCTCGGCTGCGATACTCGGAATTAGGAAGCCTGGCTCCTGGCACACGCGGAAGAGGGGAGGCTGCCCCGGCCGAGCAAGACAGCTGCTGGGGAGGGAGCCGGCTAAGTCCGTGAACTCACTCGCCCCGTGCCCTCAGCTTCCCTGCCTGCCGCCTGGGGGTCACCTAGGGCTGCCGGTtcccctctggccaccaggaaAGGATGGAGGGGGACTCTGGTTgtcagatcagttcccccggaggagATGCCTGCTCCGGAGGGGGGTCCCCATAatattatgctccactgaggcccttccccaGCCCAAATCCAGCCCATTCCCAGGTCCCCCCGCCAAGAagactccaggcatttcccagtccTACTCGATACAGACCCCCAAATCCGCTCTGTAGGAGACTGGGCCCATGATACCTGGACACAACCAGCCGTTCTTTCCTACAGGGTCTCTTCCCTAGCAAAGCCCCTCAATGAGATTCTGTGTCGAGGAGTGCCTTTGAACTCTTCATTCTGTTGATAAGAAAGCCTcgtctttttctcttccttccaaaaaagagagaaccCAAAACCCGGGGGCTGTTTCAAGGCTCCAGAGCCTCCTTCAGTGCCAATCAGGGAAACAGAGAGGGGCTTGTGGAACAATCGatttgggggctggggctggggctggggctggggctggggctggggctggggctggggctggggctggggctggggctgggctaAAGACGTCAGGACACAACAGGGGCCCAGACGCGGCAGGCAAAATGCGAAGAAGAGAGCCTCTAGGGCTGCCGGAAGAGGAAGGAGCACAGGGGAAAGCTGAGTTCTCATCTGGAGGCCTCGGGGAAAGCTCTTTCCATTGCAGTGATATTCCTGGCACGGAGAACCCCCTGGCTTCCCCGCCCTTTCCCGGTCTCTCTCGGTAGGGTTTCCACGCTCCGGGGGGCGGCTGGAGATCCCTGAACTCCGCGGGGCAGAACTTGCCCCCCACCTCATCGCCCAGggctgggaacccaaagcagagaCTCCCCTTCTGGGCTTGGCCCGCCAGTCCGCTCACCGCCAGTCTGCCCCAGCATCCCGCTCACTCCTCCGAAATCTCATCCCCCTTTTGAGCAACCCTGATTTGACTCCGTCCCGAGCCACGTGCGGCCCCACTGTTcagaggtgccagcctccaggcgggggctggggatcccctggaattgcagctcatctccagaggccACTCCCCCAGGGGGAAccggctgcttgggggggggggctctgtggcccaGACAGGTCCCTGTCCACACCAAGCTCCATGGCACAAATCCCCAACCCCCTGGGGGCTGCAcctcttccccccagcccccgcaGACTCCCACTCCCTCCCCGACAGCAATCTACATGGCCAGTCCTTGCCCTGCCACAGGTCGGGGTCTCTCCAAGGGGCAGATCTGACCTGGAAACGCCTCTGGGCCTCCCAATTCCCTGGCCGGGCCCGTCCGTCCCCCGCCGTTCCCTGTGGACTTACCCCGGCACTCCCGAAACTCTTCCCGCGGCCTTCTCAGCGCCCGTCCTGTAGCTCGGGAGGCGTCGCGCTCTGTTCGTCCGGGGATGGGCTGGAGCCGTTTCCTTCCCTGGCATCCAAAGCAAACTGAAGCCCGACGGCTGAGGAAactcagcaggcaggcaggccggacAGGGCAGGCGGCTTGCGGGATCTCCCGGGGGACGCCCGTCCACACCCCGAGCTTGGCCTCCTTGGAGCAAACGGAAAGGAGGCGGGTGGGAGAGAGCTGAGCCAAACCCTCCTGCCCTGCCGGCCGGCTGAGACAGGGGAAGGAGAAGCATCTGGgagtaaacagctctggggagagcCGGGATCCGTGGGGAGCTGAAGCCACCCTGGTGTGCTCCTCAGCAGCACGGTGGGCAAAAGCTCCAGAGAGTTTTGGGACAGGATCCACGGATGTTTGCGCCCCTGTCCTCGCTTTTGGAGCAGCATTGAGGGAGAAGACAGGAAAAGCCCTAGATGGGTTGAAGGTGACATCCTGAACGGCCTGCCTCACTCCCCGGGGAGGTGCCAGCATTCGAACTCTAGACGAGCCGAATTCTCAGGGAGTCTGGAGAGCCAACCTGGTGtgctggttaagagcggcggcttctaatctggcaagcccaggtcgattccccgctcctccccaggcagccagccagccaaggtgACCTATGAATGGCCTAATTCTGCCCTCGTGCAGTACATTTTAGGCCCTCCAAAGACTTCACCATTGGGAATCTCACGACAGCCATGTAAGGTAGGcctgctgacctccaggtggaacctggagagcctctgctctggactacagagaccagctccccttGGAAGGTGAGCTCTAGGGTGTTACACCTTGCTGAGGCCCTGCCCCAAGCTCCCCcctaacccccccaaaaaaaaatcaagcaatgACGCAGCTTTCTGCCTTTGAGAGCCTCTCTCTTCCGCTGCCCGAAACACACCAGGCCAGCCAGCTCCTGTCAcggtgggagagcagggaatcatcCGCTCGACAGACTGACCTCTGGGCCACAGGCAGCCTCCTGCCCCGCACAGTTGGGCCTTGACGTGCAAACACACATTGATGCAAACCGGTGATtcgcatttggggagggagaccaGCAGGTGGACGCCCCCGCTGGGCTGACCTTGCTGGTCTTGCTTGGGATTGGGTTCGACAAAGAACTGGCCCACGATTGACCTCCTGAAGGCAtcggagggggtgggggcagccgGGGTGCAGGCCGGTcgtgggagggagccggggaagGTGGGACCCTGCCCGTCCCAGGCTGAAGGTCCCAGAGCTGGCCAGACCTTTCCCTTGCTGTTACAAACATAAAATTGACGTTCTCGTGGCTCCCACTGAAACATGACAAATTAAGGGGCTTGCCTTTTGTGCAAAAGGAAGAGTGTCGGGTGGGGTGGGATCAACTGCTTGGGGGGCCAGGCGGTGCATCCGTGGGCCTCTCCCCGGGACCCCCAGCCCTGCGTCCGTGTGTCCCGCATCCTGACACCCTGACCCGGCAATCCGATTGTCCTGTGCCTGGGGGCGGGGCTCACGTCAGGAGCTGGACACGCGTGATCGCCCATCCATTTCTCCACTCTGCTCCGCTGACCTCTGG
Protein-coding sequences here:
- the LOC143827430 gene encoding complement C1q tumor necrosis factor-related protein 8-like isoform X1, coding for MRAVLLAFFVLASSSPASLLPGGEASPQKETRRGACVRCCDSDEQPASITSSRYVRMTSDSAYSLPKVRPTIDITILKGEKGDTGHQGRSGPEGKAGEPGLRGSNGRKGQKGHLGPPGNSCKQYHAAFSVGRRKPLHSLDYYQPVTFDAVFVNLYEHFNMFTGKFFCYVAGVYFFNLNVHTWNYKETYLHLMRNESPAAVLYAQPSERSIMQSQSLMLDLREGDEVWVRMFKRERENAVYSEESDVYITFNGHLIKPAVE
- the LOC143827430 gene encoding uncharacterized protein LOC143827430 isoform X2: MRVTSGHRSRSFEAAVFLVEPHHRETEPIKRLPSERIRWTRRWPFPERGAIRCLDSEDGAGRPEKNSNKALHARKLIAGSERRTASSFSWGKEAKLGVWTGVPREIPQAACPVRPACLLSFLSRRASVCFGCQGRKRLQPIPGRTERDASRATGRALRRPREEFRECRGKSTGNGGGRTGPARELGGPEAFPGQICPLERPRPVAGQGLAM